The sequence GCCACTCCGGGTGACGACGGCGGAGCACCGTTCGGGTCTCGTTGACGAGGATCCGGGTCAGCCAGTGCGGGAAGGCAGCCGGGTCCCGCAGGAGCGCGAGCCGCTGCCAGGCCTTGAGGAAGGCGCTCTGGACCGCGTCCGCGGCCTCCTCGTCGCTCTGGAGCGCCTGGCGGGCCAGCCGGAAGAGCCTCGCCTCGTGCTCGCGCACCAGGACCCCGAACGCCTCGGGATCGCCGCCCTGGGCCCGGCGAACGGTCCCCTCCTCGGGCTCCACTGGTTCCTGCCACCCCTGATATCAGGACGCTCCAAACTCCCGCCCTG is a genomic window of Bacillota bacterium containing:
- a CDS encoding sigma-70 family RNA polymerase sigma factor; the encoded protein is MEPEEGTVRRAQGGDPEAFGVLVREHEARLFRLARQALQSDEEAADAVQSAFLKAWQRLALLRDPAAFPHWLTRILVNETRTVLRRRHPEWLSLDTLPELPAPENLSDGELRLWIRELPGPQRLALILRYVYGYGPDEIGAMLGTPSGTIRSRLHRAVRALRRRLGAETGR